The Populus trichocarpa isolate Nisqually-1 chromosome 2, P.trichocarpa_v4.1, whole genome shotgun sequence genome has a window encoding:
- the LOC7471146 gene encoding pentatricopeptide repeat-containing protein At5g48730, chloroplastic produces MASLSPSTNLFQQSFNWKLQTKSKVTPSCASRPETKSNFASSSANNNVAIGRSERGEMTRREIEWEKLKKKEEKERKEEVNRKIASQKAISVILRREATKAVIEKKRGPTNSKKLLPQTVLEALHERITALRWASALEVFELLREQLWYRPYAGMYVKLIVMLGKCKQPDKAHQLFQAMIDEGCAVTHESYTALLSAYGRSGLFDKAFSIMEEMKNTPDCRPDVHTYSILIKSCLQVFAFDKVQVLLSDMESLGIRPNTVTYNTLIDAYGKAKMFAEMEATLMEMLSQQDCEPDVWTMNSTIRAFGGSGQMEMMENCYEKFQSAGIEPNIKTFNILLDSYGKAGNYQKMSAVMEYMQRYHYSWTIVTYNVVIDAFGRAGDLKQMEYLFRLMRSERIKPSCVTLCSLVRAYREAGKPEKIGSVLRFIENSDVTLDTVFFNCLVDAYGRLECFAEMKEVLELMEEKGCKPDKVTYRTMIKAYSIKGMTSHAKKLRNLLGSVEVTRSPKKKPDF; encoded by the exons atggctTCTCTGTCCCCTTCCACAAATTTGTTCCAGCAATCGTTTAATTGGAAGCTGCAAACAAAGTCGAAAGTGACACCGAGTTGTGCATCCAGACCCGAAACCAAATCCAATTTCGCTTCCTCTTCCGCAAACAATAATGTTGCTATAGGTAGGAGCGAGAGAGGAGAGATGACGAGAAGGGAAATAGAGTGGGAAAagctgaagaagaaagaagagaaagagagaaaagaagaggttAACAGGAAAATTGCGTCACAGAAGGCGATATCTGTGATTCTGCGAAGAGAGGCTACTAAAGCTGTAATTGAGAAGAAAAGAGGTCCTACTAATTCAAAGAAGTTGCTTCCGCAAACTGTCCTTGAAGCTCTTCATGAAAGAATCACTGCATTGCGCTGGGCTTCTGCTCTCGAG GTTTTTGAACTACTTCGAGAGCAGCTATGGTACAGGCCTTATGCTGGTATGTATGTCAAACTCATCGTCATGCTCGGAAAGTGTAAACAACCAGACAAGGCCCACCAACTATTTCAAGCTATGATTGATGAAGGCTGTGCTGTGACTCATGAATCCTACACGGCTCTTTTGTCTGCCTATGGAAGAAGTGGTCTCTTTGACAAAGCATTTTCTATTATGgaggaaatgaaaaacactcCTGATTGCCGACCTGATGTCCACACTTATTCAATCCTCATAAAATCATGCCTCCAAGTTTTTGCCTTTGACAAAGTGCAGGTGCTGCTTTCTGACATGGAATCTTTGGGAATCAGACCCAACACAGTCACGTACAATACTCTCATCGATGCCTATGGCAAAGCAAAAAT GTTTGCAGAGATGGAAGCAACACTAATGGAGATGTTGAGTCAGCAGGATTGTGAGCCTGATGTTTGGACCATGAACTCAACAATCAGAGCCTTCGGTGGCAGCGGACAAATGGAAATGATGGAGAATTGTTATGAGAAGTTTCAGAGTGCTGGGATTGAACCCAATATTAAGACATTCAACATTCTCTTGGATTCCTATGGAAAAGCTGGAAACTACCAGAAAATGAGTGCAGTCATGGAATACATGCAAAGATACCACTACTCGTGGACCATTGTTACCTACAATGTGGTGATAGATGCATTTGGACGAGCAGGGGATTTAAAACAGATGGAGTATTTGTTTAGGCTAATGCGGTCAGAGAGGATCAAGCCAAGTTGTGTTACACTTTGCTCTCTAGTGCGAGCTTATCGGGAAGCTGGGAAACCTGAGAAAATCGGGAGTGTTCTTCGTTTCATTGAGAATTCAGATGTAACTTTGGAtactgtgttttttaattgtttagtgGATGCATATGGTAGGCTGGAATGCTTCGCGGAGATGAAAGAAGTGCTTGAGTTGATGGAGGAGAAAGGTTGTAAGCCTGATAAAGTTACATATAGAACAATGATTAAAGCTTATTCCATTAAGGGGATGACTAGCCACGCAAAGAAGCTTCGAAACCTTCTTGGATCAGTTGAGGTGACTCGGTCTCCGAAGAAGAAACCTGATTTTTGA